The proteins below come from a single Rosa rugosa chromosome 2, drRosRugo1.1, whole genome shotgun sequence genomic window:
- the LOC133729723 gene encoding sphingosine kinase 1 isoform X1 — protein sequence MDRPDSSDSSRPVLSDRVLINGAVTPVTFFADGVLRWTERGERSLIVEKEVLWVKVEGPKIRIGTLVDGGGGICCVGSSGGGLVRKDLVFEPLSEDSQRLWCQKLLEFIDSLGRPKRLFVFVNPFGGSKSASKIFVDEVKPLFDDAGVQFTLQETQYQLHAKEVAKTLDLSKYDGIVCVSGDGILVEVVNGLLERQDWDTAIKMPLGVVPAGTGNGMAKSLLDSVGEPCKVSNAVLAIIRGHKRSLDVATIWQGKTKFFSVLMLAWGLVADVDIESEKYRWMGSARLDFYAIQRIVHLRQYNGSISFVPAPGFEGFGEPTSYNDDDESTNTDPSQEKPTKVRQLGYEGPDINLKNMNWRTIKGPFVSVWLHNVPWGGEDTRAAPDAKFSDGYLDVIIMRACPKLSLLSLMTGLSTGTHVKSPYVLYFKVKAFILEPGALADDSTKEGIVDSDGEVLARGKGAYKCHQKTLMVYDKLQITLDQGLATLFSPSPV from the exons ATGGACCGACCCGACTCCTCCGACTCCTCCCGGCCCGTACTCTCCGACCGGGTCCTCATAAACGGCGCCGTAACGCCGGTCACGTTCTTCGCCGACGGCGTGCTGCGGTGGACGGAGAGAGGCGAGAGGAGCTTGATCGTCGAGAAGGAGGTCCTCTGGGTCAAAGTGGAGGGTCCGAAGATCAGAATCGGAACTCTGGTCGACGGCGGAGGTGGAATCTGCTGCGTCGGCAGTAGCGGAGGAGGTCTGGTCAGGAAGGACTTGGTGTTCGAGCCTTTATCAGAAGACTCGCAGAGGCTCTGGTGCCAGAAGCTTCTCGAATTCATCGATTCTCTCG GACGGCCGaagaggttgtttgtgtttgtgaaTCCATTTGGAGGGAGCAAATCTGCTTCGAAGATTTTTGTTGATGAAGTGAAGCCGCTTTTTGATGATGCTGGTGTTCAGTTTACACTGCAAG AAACTCAGTATCAACTGCACGCGAAGGAAGTTGCGAAAACTCTAGATCTTTCGAAGTATGATGGCATTGTTTGCGTCAGTGGGGATGGAATCTTGGTTGAG GTAGTAAATGGACTTCTTGAGAGACAGGATTGGGACACTGCAATAAAGATGCCTCTCGGAGTAGTTCCTGCAG GTACTGGAAATGGAATGGCGAAATCTCTTCTAGATTCTGTTGGTGAACCTTGTAAAGTATCAAATGCTGTTCTCGCCATTATTAGAG GACATAAGCGTTCACTGGATGTAGCTACCATATGGCAGGGGAAGACAAAATTTTTTAGTGTGTTGATGCTCGCATGGG GCTTAGTAGCAGATGTTGACATTGAGTCTGAAAAGTATAGGTGGATGGGAAGTGCTCGTCTAGATTTCTAT GCCATTCAACGAATTGTGCATTTGAGGCAATATAACGGATCTATTTCTTTTGTGCCTGCACCTGGCTTCGAAGGGTTTGGAGAGCCTACTAGTTACAATGACGATGATGAATCTACTAACACTGATCCAAGTCAAGAAAAGCCTACTAAGGTTCGACAACTCGGCTATGAGGGACCTGATATTAATCTAAAGAACATGAACTGGAGAACAATCAAAGGACCGTTTGTTTCAGTGTGGCTTCACAATGTACCTTGGGGAGGTGAAGACACAAGGGCAGCTCCTGATGCCAAG TTCTCAGATGGTTATCTAGACGTTATAATTATGAGGGCTTGCCCAAAATTGTCCTTGCTCTCGTTAATGACGGGGTTGAGCACTGGGACTCATGTCAAGTCACCATATGTGCTATACTTCAAG GTGAAAGCTTTCATTCTAGAGCCTGGTGCTCTCGCTGATGATTCAACAAAGGAAGGGATAGTGGACTCAGATGGTGAGGTCCTTGCTAGGGGCAAAGGAGCATACAAATGTCATCAGAAAACACTAATGGTGTACGATAAACTTCAAATAACTTTGGATCAAGGTTTAGCCACTCTGTTTTCCCCTTCCCCGGTGTAA
- the LOC133729723 gene encoding sphingosine kinase 2 isoform X2 — MPLGVVPAGTGNGMAKSLLDSVGEPCKVSNAVLAIIRGHKRSLDVATIWQGKTKFFSVLMLAWGLVADVDIESEKYRWMGSARLDFYAIQRIVHLRQYNGSISFVPAPGFEGFGEPTSYNDDDESTNTDPSQEKPTKVRQLGYEGPDINLKNMNWRTIKGPFVSVWLHNVPWGGEDTRAAPDAKFSDGYLDVIIMRACPKLSLLSLMTGLSTGTHVKSPYVLYFKVKAFILEPGALADDSTKEGIVDSDGEVLARGKGAYKCHQKTLMVYDKLQITLDQGLATLFSPSPV; from the exons ATGCCTCTCGGAGTAGTTCCTGCAG GTACTGGAAATGGAATGGCGAAATCTCTTCTAGATTCTGTTGGTGAACCTTGTAAAGTATCAAATGCTGTTCTCGCCATTATTAGAG GACATAAGCGTTCACTGGATGTAGCTACCATATGGCAGGGGAAGACAAAATTTTTTAGTGTGTTGATGCTCGCATGGG GCTTAGTAGCAGATGTTGACATTGAGTCTGAAAAGTATAGGTGGATGGGAAGTGCTCGTCTAGATTTCTAT GCCATTCAACGAATTGTGCATTTGAGGCAATATAACGGATCTATTTCTTTTGTGCCTGCACCTGGCTTCGAAGGGTTTGGAGAGCCTACTAGTTACAATGACGATGATGAATCTACTAACACTGATCCAAGTCAAGAAAAGCCTACTAAGGTTCGACAACTCGGCTATGAGGGACCTGATATTAATCTAAAGAACATGAACTGGAGAACAATCAAAGGACCGTTTGTTTCAGTGTGGCTTCACAATGTACCTTGGGGAGGTGAAGACACAAGGGCAGCTCCTGATGCCAAG TTCTCAGATGGTTATCTAGACGTTATAATTATGAGGGCTTGCCCAAAATTGTCCTTGCTCTCGTTAATGACGGGGTTGAGCACTGGGACTCATGTCAAGTCACCATATGTGCTATACTTCAAG GTGAAAGCTTTCATTCTAGAGCCTGGTGCTCTCGCTGATGATTCAACAAAGGAAGGGATAGTGGACTCAGATGGTGAGGTCCTTGCTAGGGGCAAAGGAGCATACAAATGTCATCAGAAAACACTAATGGTGTACGATAAACTTCAAATAACTTTGGATCAAGGTTTAGCCACTCTGTTTTCCCCTTCCCCGGTGTAA
- the LOC133733432 gene encoding sphingosine kinase 2-like, whose protein sequence is MLNLLTGHKRSLDVATIWQGKTKFFSVLMLAWGLVADVDIESEKYRWMGSARLDFYAIQRIVHLRQYNGSISFVPAPGFEGFGEPTSYNDDDESTNTDPSQEKPTKVRQLGYEGPDINLKNMNWRTIKGPFVSVWLHNVPWGGEDTRAAPDAKFSDGYLDVIIMRACPKLSLLSLMTGLSTGTHVKSPYVLYFKVKAFILEPGALADDSTKEGIVDSDGEVLARGKGAYKCHQKTLMVYDKLQITLDQGLATLFSPSPV, encoded by the exons ATGTTAAACTTATTGACAGGACATAAGCGTTCATTGGATGTAGCTACCATATGGCAGGGGAAGACAAAATTTTTTAGTGTGTTGATGCTCGCATGGG GCTTAGTAGCAGATGTTGACATTGAGTCTGAAAAGTATAGGTGGATGGGAAGTGCTCGTCTAGATTTCTAT GCCATTCAACGAATTGTGCATTTGAGGCAATATAACGGATCTATTTCTTTTGTGCCTGCACCTGGCTTCGAAGGGTTTGGAGAGCCTACTAGTTACAATGACGATGATGAATCTACTAACACTGATCCAAGTCAAGAAAAGCCTACTAAGGTTCGACAACTCGGCTATGAGGGACCTGATATTAATCTAAAGAACATGAACTGGAGAACAATCAAAGGACCGTTTGTTTCAGTGTGGCTTCACAATGTACCTTGGGGAGGTGAAGACACAAGGGCAGCTCCTGATGCCAAG TTCTCAGATGGTTATCTAGACGTTATAATTATGAGGGCTTGCCCAAAATTGTCCTTGCTCTCGTTAATGACGGGGTTGAGCACTGGGACTCATGTCAAGTCACCATATGTGCTATACTTCAAG GTGAAAGCTTTCATTCTAGAGCCTGGTGCTCTCGCTGATGATTCAACAAAGGAAGGGATAGTGGACTCAGATGGTGAGGTCCTTGCTAGGGGCAAAGGAGCATACAAATGTCATCAGAAAACACTAATGGTGTACGATAAACTTCAAATAACTTTGGATCAAGGTTTAGCCACTCTGTTTTCCCCTTCCCCGGTGTAA
- the LOC133733433 gene encoding ribosomal RNA-processing protein 17, producing MAADKAEDLAIPAAAPRGRYINKRALKNKAVAVTFNEKDLSDFVSGFHKRKKKRRKEAEKKQGEALRRKLLELRKKRRLEKELALFGGAPPAAEGEADENDEGDVSQEEDEESEPDAPISGTTTYDNGDIKVTVTTSEISQEEEIHPVRKTEAVVPETVGANKKNSVPVSKKKPFKKVGKRKSGPKMQKKRDKRKGKENNSKRR from the exons ATGGCAGCAGACAAGGCTGAAGACTTGGCGATTCCGGCCGCCGCTCCCCGCGGCCGTTACATCAACAAGAGGGCTCTTAAAAACAAGGCCGTCGCCGTCACTTTCAACGAGAAAGATCTCAG cgactttgtttctgggtttcacaagaggaagaagaagaggagaaaggaAGCTGAGAAGAAGCAAGGGGAGGCTTTAAGGCGGAAGCTTCTTGAGCTCCGCAAAAAG AGGAGACTAGAAAAGGAATTGGCTCTCTTTGGTGGAGCTCCCCCAGCTGCTGAGGGAGAAGCTGACGAGAATGATGAGGGAGATGTGAGCcaggaggaagatgaagaaagtGAGCCAGATGCACCAATTTCTG GTACAACAACTTACGACAATGGAGACATAAAAGTCACAGTGACGACAAGCGAGATCTCTCAGGAAGAGGAAATACATCCAGTTAGAAAGACAGAGGCTGTAGTGCCCGAAACAGTTGGAGCTAATAAAAAGAACAGTGTTCCTGTGAGCAAAAAGAAACCATTTAAAAAAGTTGGAAAGCGCAAATCAGGGCCAAAGatgcaaaagaaaagagataaaaggaaaggaaaggaaaataacTCGAAGAGGCGCTAG
- the LOC133729725 gene encoding calmodulin-binding protein 60 D-like isoform X2, translated as MQTRYMERSNSMAREKRGLDAAAAEEGQPDRKRPALASVIVEALKVDSLQKLCSSLEPILRRVVSEEVERALAKLGPAKLTGRSSPPKQIEGPDGRNLQLHFKSKLSLPLFTGGKVEGEWGAAIPIVLIDANTHCVVTSGPESMVKLDVIVLEGDFNNEDDDNWTEEEFESHVVKEREGKRPLLTGDLQVTLKEGVGTLGELTFTDNSSWIRSRKFRLGLKVASGCCDGIRIREAKTDAFTVKDHRGELYKKHYPPVLTDEVWRLEKIGKDGSFHKRLNKAGVFTVEDFLRLVNRDSQRLRNILGSGMSNKMWDVLIQHAKTCLLGGKLYVYYPEDARSVGVVFNNIYELSGLITNEQYLSADSLSDSQKVYVDGLVKKAYENWMHVMEYDGKSLLNFKQQKGPVTSQLEVPMASQEYTNSFNQQFTLPSLPVPSEQNIMDPGFIAGGYNDGMATRFSIPPQNVNLNPPVQFDGSSFPLQSQLPSTSHPHEIQRSENMRALGPLQSSTSGFHNVDTSNLASYRGLDFFPEEEIRMRSHEILENEDMQHLLRMFSMGGHGQVHGQGVHPSINATEDYSYSSAYMPSPSINYNFDDDRSRSSGKAVVGWLKLKAALRWGIFIRKKAAERRAQLVELDES; from the exons ATGCAGACGAGGTACATGGAGAGATCGAATAGTATGGCGAGGGAGAAGCGGGGTCTGGATGCCGCCGCAGCTGAAGAAGGCCAGCCTGATAGGAAACGGCCAGCTCTGGCGAg TGTAATTGTGGAAGCTCTCAAGGTGGACAGTCTGCAAAAGCTTTGCTCCTCACTGGAGCCAATTCTACGTAGAGTT GTCAGTGAAGAGGTAGAGCGtgctttagcaaaattaggccCGGCTAAACTTACTGGAAG GTCGTCTCCTCCTAAACAAATTGAAGGACCTGACGGAAGAAACTTGCAGCTGCACTTCAAGTCCAAGTTGTCGCTTCCTCTCTTTACTGGTGGAAAAGTAGAAGGAGAGTGGGGTGCCGCAATCCCTATTGTGTTGATTGATGCAAATACACACTGTGTTGTCACATCAGGTCCAGAGTCAATGGTGAAACTAGATGTTATTGTTCTTGAAGGTGATTTTAACAATGAGGACGATGATAACTGGactgaagaagaatttgagAGCCATGTGGTGAAAGAGCGTGAAGGAAAGAGGCCACTTCTCACTGGGGATCTTCAAGTGACACTGAAAGAAGGTGTAGGAACTCTAGGGGAGCTGACATTTACCGATAATTCAAGCTGGATTAGGAGCAGGAAGTTCAGGCTAGGATTGAAGGTTGCCTCAGGCTGTTGCGATGGGATTCGTATACGTGAAGCGAAAACAGATGCCTTCACCGTTAAGGACCACCGTGGGGAAT TATACAAGAAACACTACCCACCTGTGCTAACTGATGAGGTTTGGAGGTTGGAGAAAATTGGAAAAGATGGGTCATTTCACAAGAGACTGAATAAGGCCGGAGTCTTTACTGTTGAAGACTTCCTACGACTTGTGAATAGAGACTCGCAGAGACTGCGGAAT ATTCTTGGGAGTGGCATGTCGAATAAGATGTGGGACGTCCTTATACAACATGCAAAGACCTGTCTTCTAGGTGGTAAACTCTATGTGTACTATCCTGAGGATGCAAGGAGTGTTGGTGTTGTTTTCAACAATATCTATGAGTTGAGTGGGTTAATCACCAATGAACAGTATCTCTCCGCTGACTCTCTCTCAGACAGCCAGAAG GTCTATGTCGACGGCTTGGTGAAGAAGGCGTATGAAAACTGGATGCATGTTATGGAGTATGATGGAAAGTCTCTTCTAAACTTCAAGCAGCAGAAGGGTCCAGTTACCTCTCAACTTGAGGTTCCCATGGCTTCGCAGGAGTATACAAACTCATTTAACCAGCAGTTCACGCTACCTAGCCTGCCAGTTCCTTCAGAGCAGAATATTATGGATCCTGGATTTATTGCGGgag GTTATAATGATGGCATGGCAACCCGATTTTCAATACCTCCACAGAACGTAAATCTCAATCCTCCCGTTCAGTTTGATGGCTCTTCATTCCCTCTACAGAGTCAGTTGCCCAGCACTTCGCACCCACATGAAATCCAAAGAAGTGAAAATATGCGTGCCCTTGGTCCGCTACAATCATCCACATCAGGATTCCACAATGTGGATACATCCAATCTTGCTTCTTATAGGGGACTTGACTTTTTCCCAGAGGAAGAAATTCGTATGAGGAGCCATGAGATACTTGAAAATGAAGATATGCAGCATCTACTTCGTATGTTTAGCATGGGTGGTCATGGTCAAGTTCACGGTCAGGGTGTACATCCTTCCATAAATGCTACCGAAGACTATTCTTACTCCTCAGCATATATGCCCAGTCCATCGATAAACTACAATTTCGACGATGATCGTAGCCGTTCATCTGGTAAGGCTGTTGTTGGTTGGCTCAAACTTAAGGCAGCCCTTAGATGGGGTATATTCATTAGAAAGAAGGCTGCTGAGAGACGGGCACAACTGGTTGAGTTGGATGAATCATAA
- the LOC133729725 gene encoding calmodulin-binding protein 60 D-like isoform X1: MQTRYMERSNSMAREKRGLDAAAAEEGQPDRKRPALASVIVEALKVDSLQKLCSSLEPILRRVVSEEVERALAKLGPAKLTGSRSSPPKQIEGPDGRNLQLHFKSKLSLPLFTGGKVEGEWGAAIPIVLIDANTHCVVTSGPESMVKLDVIVLEGDFNNEDDDNWTEEEFESHVVKEREGKRPLLTGDLQVTLKEGVGTLGELTFTDNSSWIRSRKFRLGLKVASGCCDGIRIREAKTDAFTVKDHRGELYKKHYPPVLTDEVWRLEKIGKDGSFHKRLNKAGVFTVEDFLRLVNRDSQRLRNILGSGMSNKMWDVLIQHAKTCLLGGKLYVYYPEDARSVGVVFNNIYELSGLITNEQYLSADSLSDSQKVYVDGLVKKAYENWMHVMEYDGKSLLNFKQQKGPVTSQLEVPMASQEYTNSFNQQFTLPSLPVPSEQNIMDPGFIAGGYNDGMATRFSIPPQNVNLNPPVQFDGSSFPLQSQLPSTSHPHEIQRSENMRALGPLQSSTSGFHNVDTSNLASYRGLDFFPEEEIRMRSHEILENEDMQHLLRMFSMGGHGQVHGQGVHPSINATEDYSYSSAYMPSPSINYNFDDDRSRSSGKAVVGWLKLKAALRWGIFIRKKAAERRAQLVELDES; the protein is encoded by the exons ATGCAGACGAGGTACATGGAGAGATCGAATAGTATGGCGAGGGAGAAGCGGGGTCTGGATGCCGCCGCAGCTGAAGAAGGCCAGCCTGATAGGAAACGGCCAGCTCTGGCGAg TGTAATTGTGGAAGCTCTCAAGGTGGACAGTCTGCAAAAGCTTTGCTCCTCACTGGAGCCAATTCTACGTAGAGTT GTCAGTGAAGAGGTAGAGCGtgctttagcaaaattaggccCGGCTAAACTTACTGGAAG CAGGTCGTCTCCTCCTAAACAAATTGAAGGACCTGACGGAAGAAACTTGCAGCTGCACTTCAAGTCCAAGTTGTCGCTTCCTCTCTTTACTGGTGGAAAAGTAGAAGGAGAGTGGGGTGCCGCAATCCCTATTGTGTTGATTGATGCAAATACACACTGTGTTGTCACATCAGGTCCAGAGTCAATGGTGAAACTAGATGTTATTGTTCTTGAAGGTGATTTTAACAATGAGGACGATGATAACTGGactgaagaagaatttgagAGCCATGTGGTGAAAGAGCGTGAAGGAAAGAGGCCACTTCTCACTGGGGATCTTCAAGTGACACTGAAAGAAGGTGTAGGAACTCTAGGGGAGCTGACATTTACCGATAATTCAAGCTGGATTAGGAGCAGGAAGTTCAGGCTAGGATTGAAGGTTGCCTCAGGCTGTTGCGATGGGATTCGTATACGTGAAGCGAAAACAGATGCCTTCACCGTTAAGGACCACCGTGGGGAAT TATACAAGAAACACTACCCACCTGTGCTAACTGATGAGGTTTGGAGGTTGGAGAAAATTGGAAAAGATGGGTCATTTCACAAGAGACTGAATAAGGCCGGAGTCTTTACTGTTGAAGACTTCCTACGACTTGTGAATAGAGACTCGCAGAGACTGCGGAAT ATTCTTGGGAGTGGCATGTCGAATAAGATGTGGGACGTCCTTATACAACATGCAAAGACCTGTCTTCTAGGTGGTAAACTCTATGTGTACTATCCTGAGGATGCAAGGAGTGTTGGTGTTGTTTTCAACAATATCTATGAGTTGAGTGGGTTAATCACCAATGAACAGTATCTCTCCGCTGACTCTCTCTCAGACAGCCAGAAG GTCTATGTCGACGGCTTGGTGAAGAAGGCGTATGAAAACTGGATGCATGTTATGGAGTATGATGGAAAGTCTCTTCTAAACTTCAAGCAGCAGAAGGGTCCAGTTACCTCTCAACTTGAGGTTCCCATGGCTTCGCAGGAGTATACAAACTCATTTAACCAGCAGTTCACGCTACCTAGCCTGCCAGTTCCTTCAGAGCAGAATATTATGGATCCTGGATTTATTGCGGgag GTTATAATGATGGCATGGCAACCCGATTTTCAATACCTCCACAGAACGTAAATCTCAATCCTCCCGTTCAGTTTGATGGCTCTTCATTCCCTCTACAGAGTCAGTTGCCCAGCACTTCGCACCCACATGAAATCCAAAGAAGTGAAAATATGCGTGCCCTTGGTCCGCTACAATCATCCACATCAGGATTCCACAATGTGGATACATCCAATCTTGCTTCTTATAGGGGACTTGACTTTTTCCCAGAGGAAGAAATTCGTATGAGGAGCCATGAGATACTTGAAAATGAAGATATGCAGCATCTACTTCGTATGTTTAGCATGGGTGGTCATGGTCAAGTTCACGGTCAGGGTGTACATCCTTCCATAAATGCTACCGAAGACTATTCTTACTCCTCAGCATATATGCCCAGTCCATCGATAAACTACAATTTCGACGATGATCGTAGCCGTTCATCTGGTAAGGCTGTTGTTGGTTGGCTCAAACTTAAGGCAGCCCTTAGATGGGGTATATTCATTAGAAAGAAGGCTGCTGAGAGACGGGCACAACTGGTTGAGTTGGATGAATCATAA